In one Burkholderiales bacterium GJ-E10 genomic region, the following are encoded:
- a CDS encoding putative transcriptional regulator, Crp/Fnr family: MNVQTPIWASECSPVPRTAGSDVAREVIVEALERSGLTQQLHRRQVECLADLVVIRDLDVGTVSDAMLEDETQDGLMILLDGDVEIEAMIEGESLSLHLTECGDVGRTASFAGGSSLQIRTHLTVRRESRVLLLQRSRLERLLDTQPALVYGVLRNLVLHVHGIARRSHADGKQLRHYVYGAPAYS, translated from the coding sequence ATGAACGTACAAACACCTATTTGGGCGTCCGAATGCAGTCCCGTTCCACGGACCGCGGGCTCCGACGTCGCGCGCGAAGTGATCGTCGAGGCGCTCGAACGCAGCGGCTTGACGCAGCAATTGCACCGGCGGCAGGTCGAATGTCTGGCGGATCTGGTGGTGATCCGCGACCTGGATGTCGGAACGGTTTCCGACGCGATGCTCGAGGACGAAACCCAGGACGGGCTGATGATTCTTCTCGACGGCGATGTGGAAATCGAAGCGATGATCGAGGGAGAGTCGTTGTCCCTGCATCTCACGGAGTGCGGCGACGTGGGCCGGACCGCCAGTTTCGCTGGGGGCTCTTCGCTGCAGATTCGCACGCATCTGACCGTGCGCCGGGAGAGTCGTGTACTGCTCCTGCAGCGATCCCGTCTGGAGCGTCTTCTGGACACGCAACCGGCGTTGGTATACGGCGTGCTGCGCAACCTGGTGCTGCACGTGCACGGAATCGCGCGGCGCAGCCATGCGGATGGCAAGCAGCTGCGGCATTACGTATACGGCGCCCCCGCGTACTCGTGA
- a CDS encoding uncharacterized protein (Fragment), with product MTGPRFDQLPWPSPDSGDEPSSEACAQLVDLLYALGDLVAERYHRKIKRYYRRRHRKDQPAAVAKPDGVQLDLFPADLLEPF from the coding sequence GTGACCGGCCCCCGATTCGACCAACTCCCCTGGCCGTCGCCAGACTCCGGCGACGAACCCAGCAGCGAAGCCTGCGCGCAACTCGTCGATCTGCTCTACGCCCTGGGTGACCTCGTCGCCGAGCGCTACCACCGCAAGATCAAGCGGTACTACCGGCGCCGCCATCGCAAGGACCAACCCGCCGCCGTCGCCAAACCCGACGGCGTGCAACTCGATCTGTTCCCCGCCGACCTGCTCGAACCCTTCTGA
- a CDS encoding transposase, IS21 family, which produces MGIDRELEAQILRYYHVEKWRINTIAEQLHVHHSTVERVLTQAGVPRINRRPRVSQVDAFVPFIADTLTRFPTLTAARLFQMVRERGYRGSSSHFRHRVALLRPRKAAEAYLRLRTLQGEQGQVDWAHFGHLQVGQAQRPLMGFVMVLSYSRRIFLRFYLDARQAIFLDGHLQAFHAWNGCPRVLLYDNLKSAVLERHGDAIRFHPTLLAFAAHYRFEPRPVAVARGNEKGRVERAIRYVREAFFAARQFADIDDLNAQAQAWCDGQAMERPCPEDRTVRVRDAFAQEQPLLVPLPEDDFPVAERIEVNIGKTPYARFDTNDYSVPAEYVRRSLTVLATTSVVRIMDGAKVIASHPRSYDRGQQIEDPGHIRALENAKRSARQHRTTDALVACVPAVKDLLVQAAAHGYNLGAVTRGLMALLQRYPAQELDQAVCDALARGVPHPNAVRLALDARRHARGEPPPTPVHLPEHLRSRDVAVRPHRLDSYDQLTERPDDDEPECEPA; this is translated from the coding sequence ATGGGCATCGATCGCGAACTTGAGGCGCAGATTCTGCGCTACTACCACGTCGAGAAGTGGCGGATCAACACGATCGCGGAGCAGTTGCACGTGCATCACAGCACGGTGGAGCGCGTGTTGACGCAGGCGGGCGTGCCGCGGATCAACCGGAGGCCACGCGTTTCGCAAGTCGATGCGTTCGTGCCATTCATCGCCGATACCCTGACGCGCTTCCCGACGCTCACTGCGGCACGGCTCTTCCAGATGGTTCGGGAGCGCGGCTACCGCGGAAGCTCGAGCCACTTCCGGCACCGTGTCGCGCTGCTTCGGCCGAGGAAAGCGGCCGAGGCGTACCTGCGTCTTCGCACCCTGCAGGGCGAACAAGGACAAGTCGACTGGGCACACTTCGGGCACCTCCAGGTGGGCCAGGCGCAGCGGCCGCTGATGGGCTTCGTGATGGTGCTGTCCTACTCGCGCCGGATCTTCCTGCGGTTCTATCTCGACGCGCGGCAAGCCATCTTCCTCGACGGGCACCTGCAGGCGTTCCATGCTTGGAACGGTTGCCCCAGGGTGCTGCTCTACGACAACCTCAAGAGCGCGGTGCTGGAGCGCCACGGCGACGCGATCCGCTTCCACCCGACGTTGCTTGCGTTCGCGGCCCATTACCGCTTCGAGCCCCGCCCGGTGGCGGTGGCCCGCGGCAACGAGAAGGGGCGCGTGGAGCGCGCGATCCGCTACGTACGGGAGGCCTTCTTCGCCGCGCGGCAGTTCGCCGACATCGACGATCTCAACGCCCAAGCCCAAGCCTGGTGCGACGGCCAAGCCATGGAGCGGCCCTGTCCCGAGGACCGAACGGTCCGCGTGCGCGACGCCTTCGCTCAGGAGCAACCCTTGCTTGTGCCGCTGCCCGAGGACGACTTCCCGGTGGCCGAGCGCATCGAAGTCAACATCGGCAAGACTCCCTACGCCCGGTTCGACACCAACGACTACTCGGTCCCGGCCGAGTACGTGCGCCGCAGTCTGACCGTCTTGGCCACAACATCCGTGGTGCGCATCATGGACGGCGCCAAGGTCATCGCCTCCCACCCGCGCAGCTACGACCGCGGCCAGCAAATCGAGGATCCTGGCCATATCCGGGCGCTGGAGAACGCCAAGCGCAGCGCCCGCCAGCACCGTACGACCGACGCGCTCGTTGCCTGCGTTCCGGCGGTGAAGGACCTGCTCGTGCAGGCCGCCGCCCACGGCTACAACCTCGGAGCGGTGACCCGCGGGCTCATGGCCCTGCTGCAGCGCTACCCGGCGCAGGAGCTCGACCAGGCCGTCTGCGACGCGCTCGCGCGCGGCGTTCCGCACCCCAATGCGGTGCGTCTGGCGCTCGACGCCCGGCGCCACGCCCGCGGCGAGCCGCCGCCCACCCCCGTTCACCTGCCCGAGCACCTGCGCAGCCGCGACGTCGCCGTGCGGCCGCACCGGCTCGATTCCTACGACCAACTCACGGAACGCCCCGATGACGACGAACCCGAATGCGAACCTGCGTGA
- a CDS encoding IstB domain-containing protein ATP-binding protein translates to MTTNPNANLRERAAQLRLNGILAHWSEIGAAEWVAQFIEWEETERARRSMERRLRRASIGAFKPLADFDWAWPTRCDRAAVAELMDLQFMAEATNAVLVGPNGIGKSTIAQNIAHQALLAGHTVLFITAGQLLGELAGIDSDSALQRRLRYYAGFDLLVIDEVGYLSYSNRHADLLFELTNRRYKKKSTVITTNKPFSQWHEVFPNAACVVSLIDRLIHNAEIIALEGESYRLKEAQERNERRAAARRKRKS, encoded by the coding sequence ATGACGACGAACCCGAATGCGAACCTGCGTGAGCGCGCCGCTCAGCTGCGCTTGAACGGAATCCTCGCCCACTGGTCCGAGATCGGCGCTGCGGAGTGGGTGGCGCAATTCATCGAATGGGAGGAAACCGAGCGCGCCCGCCGCAGCATGGAGCGCCGGCTTCGCCGCGCCAGCATCGGCGCCTTCAAACCCCTGGCCGACTTCGACTGGGCCTGGCCCACCCGCTGCGACCGCGCCGCCGTCGCGGAACTCATGGATCTGCAGTTCATGGCCGAGGCGACCAACGCTGTGCTGGTCGGACCCAACGGAATCGGCAAGTCCACCATCGCCCAGAACATCGCCCACCAGGCCCTGCTCGCCGGCCACACGGTCCTGTTCATCACCGCCGGGCAACTGCTCGGTGAACTCGCCGGCATCGACAGCGACTCGGCCCTCCAGCGCAGGCTGCGCTACTACGCTGGATTCGATCTGCTGGTCATCGACGAGGTCGGCTATCTGTCCTACTCCAACCGCCACGCCGATCTGCTCTTCGAGTTGACCAACCGCCGTTACAAGAAAAAGAGCACCGTCATCACGACGAACAAACCGTTCTCCCAGTGGCACGAGGTCTTCCCCAACGCCGCCTGCGTCGTCTCCCTGATCGACCGGCTCATCCACAACGCCGAGATCATCGCCCTCGAAGGCGAGTCCTACCGCCTCAAGGAAGCCCAGGAACGAAACGAACGACGCGCCGCCGCGCGGCGCAAGCGCAAATCGTGA